CCCGACGAGGAGGTAAACGACGACGTGCGGGAACTAATCGAGGAGATTCGGGCGTCGCATCCGGTTTTCGAGGAGTAGGGCACTACGGTTTCGAAAGTTTATCCGGCACCTTTTCGTCACTTTGGGTTGGAGTAGTCAAATATGGCTTGGCACATTGCGGATTCGCCAGAGGACCCACACCGGAGTCAGAGCGAAGCCTTAGAATCTATCGCACGTCGTCGTGGTATTTCCCTCGAAGAACTGGAAGAGCGTCGTCGAGTGGCAGGTATAGATTCAGATTCGGACGACGACGAGCGCCACAACGGATTTGGAGTCTTCGACGACGAAGACGGCAACGAGTTCGTTTCCGGCGTCAAGGAAGCCCGCGAGAAACTGGACCGAGATTTCAAACGACGAGCGAAACGTCTTTTCCGCGACCGCTGAATCCCGAGTCGAAACAAATCACTTCTCCGGGTCCACTCCTGCCAGTCGCATCGCGTTACTGGTCACACCCAGACTCATCCCCATGTCGCCGACGACGATGGCCATCGCCACCGAGACGAGTCCGAGGGGTGCGCCGACCGCCAGCACCGCCTTGACCGCGAGACTCGCCCAGATGTTCTGGCGGATGACGCGGTTGGCCGTGCGCGCGAGTCGGTAGAGATACGGTACCTTCAGCAGGTCGTCGCCTAGTAGGGCGATGTCGGCCGTCTCGATGGCGGTGTCGGTCCCGGCCGCGCCCATCGCCACGCCCACCGTCGCGGCGGCCAGCGCGGGCGCGTCGTTCACGCCGTCGCCGACCATCGCCACCGAGTTGTAGCGCTCGGTCAGTTCGTCAACGGCCTCGACCTTCTGTTCGGGCAGGAGTTCGGCCCGGAACTCGCCGACGCCGACCTCCTCGGCCACCGCGCGGGCCGTGCCCTCGTTGTCGCCGGTGAGCATGACCGTCTCGATGCCGAACTCCTGCAGGCGCGCGACGGTCTTCTTCGCGGCCGGGCGGACCTCGTCGGCGATGGCGAGGACGCCCTCGATTTCCTCGTCGGTGCCGACGAGAACGACTGTCTTGCCCTCGCGCTGGAACCGGGGCACCACGTCCGCGAGCAGATCGAGACAGTCCTCGCGGTCGGCGCACTTGCTGTCGGTCGCGTCGGCGACGACCCTGCCACCGTCGGTCGCTCGCTCACCACCGTCCGTCGAGAGATGGACGTGTTCGAGGTCGAAGCCCAACTCGGAGAACAACGCGGGCTTTCCGGCGTAGTGAGTCACGCCGCCGAGGTCCGCGCGAACGCCCTTGCCGGTCAGACTCTCGAAGTTCTCGATGGGGCGGTCTTCGCCACCCTCGTCGTGGGGGTCGCCGTGGTCGTGGGCGTACTCGACGATGGCCTCGGAGAGGGGGTGTTCGCTCCGGCGTTCGAGGTCGTGGGCACAGCGCAGCAGGTCTTGCTCGTCGTTGCCGTTGAGCGCCACGGCGTCGGTGACGGTCAACTCGCCCGCGGTCAGCGTCCCGGTCTTGTCGAAGGCGACGGCCTCGACCGCGCCCATCGATTCGAGGTACGGTCCGCCCTTCACGAGGACGCCGTTCCGGGCCGCGCTCGTGACGCCCGAGACGACCGAGACGGGCGTCGAGATGACGAAGGCGCACGGGCAGGCGACCACCAGGAGCGTCAGGCCGCGAACGAACCACTCGCGGAAGGGACCGCCGAGCAGCAGCGGCGGCCCGAACGCGGTCACCAGCGCCCCGACCACGATAATCGGTGTGTAGTAGGCGGCGAACCGCTCGATGAACTGCTCGTGGTCGGTCCGGTCGCGCTGGGCGTCGCCGACCAACTCGACGACCTGCGAGAGGGTGGTCTCGTCGGCTTTTGCGGTCGCCTCAACTTCGAGATACCCCTCTTCGTTGAC
This genomic stretch from Halorussus pelagicus harbors:
- a CDS encoding heavy metal translocating P-type ATPase, which translates into the protein MTTNERERTVRLSVPEMDCPSCAGKVTASVERLDGVRETDPAPTTGTLRVTYDGEATDVDDIRERVEAAGYAVEGDAGADDDAELRLSVPEMDCPSCAGKVEKALDGVTGVETVETRPATGEVLVTGDADRERVVAAIEGAGYDVENTTDGGGPDVAGPSEVWTSPRALKTWAGGALMVVGMALEFLLTGANDLLFSALGREFHLSAVVLLLAAGIAGQEILRNGYYSAKTLSLDIDLLMGVGVLAAVAVGLYFEAATLAVLYSVAELLERFSMDRARNSVRELMDLSPDTATVRRDGSETTVPVEEVAVGETVVVRPGEKIPVDGEVTEGASAVNQAPITGESVPVDKSPGAEVYAGTVNEEGYLEVEATAKADETTLSQVVELVGDAQRDRTDHEQFIERFAAYYTPIIVVGALVTAFGPPLLLGGPFREWFVRGLTLLVVACPCAFVISTPVSVVSGVTSAARNGVLVKGGPYLESMGAVEAVAFDKTGTLTAGELTVTDAVALNGNDEQDLLRCAHDLERRSEHPLSEAIVEYAHDHGDPHDEGGEDRPIENFESLTGKGVRADLGGVTHYAGKPALFSELGFDLEHVHLSTDGGERATDGGRVVADATDSKCADREDCLDLLADVVPRFQREGKTVVLVGTDEEIEGVLAIADEVRPAAKKTVARLQEFGIETVMLTGDNEGTARAVAEEVGVGEFRAELLPEQKVEAVDELTERYNSVAMVGDGVNDAPALAAATVGVAMGAAGTDTAIETADIALLGDDLLKVPYLYRLARTANRVIRQNIWASLAVKAVLAVGAPLGLVSVAMAIVVGDMGMSLGVTSNAMRLAGVDPEK